In the genome of Bradysia coprophila strain Holo2 unplaced genomic scaffold, BU_Bcop_v1 contig_232, whole genome shotgun sequence, one region contains:
- the LOC119075567 gene encoding bacillopeptidase F-like, with protein sequence MKFQIAQILFGLICLSVSNPIARVEEQIYKNLEESELTNVLITFRRADTKSAWDRFYSLRLTTRTAILDTQHAILKDHADVVQADVTAILEKVKIAGKKHYVDQLWITNELIVRNIDRETVELLRNHPDVESLVAEQFIQLEQTEEGESFDLRDFNNTILNQWGIVNVNAPAAWARGLTGTGIVIGNIDTGARHTHVALAPTYRGNNAGENHNYNWFAPTGNAAVPSDTNGHGTHCIGSHSGTQGLGVAPNSRWIACRGCAGPGCSTFDLNSCGNFMACPTNTAGGAAQCARAPQIVNNSWGGAGGSTWFNPILTAWRNAGISAVFAAGNSGNACNTHSSPGDQPLAFAVGATTSTNALWTSSSVGPGPGNAVKPNVAAPGANVASASHLADTGLRTLSGTSMAAPHVAGAVALVFQARGGTVIAAHARLTSTALAHVSGGRTCGGVPEGTRPNNHVGHGRIDANAAA encoded by the coding sequence ATGAAGTTCCAAATCGCTCAAATTCTTTTCGGACTTATTTGTCTGTCAGTTTCTAACCCAATCGCAAGGGTTGAAGAACAGATCTACAAAAATCTTGAAGAATCAGAACTAACCAACGTTCTTATTACGTTCCGAAGAGCTGACACTAAATCTGCATGGGATCGTTTCTACTCATTGAGGCTCACAACCCGCACTGCTATTTTGGACACCCAACACGCCATCCTTAAGGATCACGCTGATGTAGTCCAAGCTGATGTTACCGCAATTTTGGAGAAAGTTAAGATCGCAGGCAAAAAGCACTACGTTGATCAACTGTGGATCACAAATGAGCTCATCGTTCGCAATATTGACAGAGAAACCGTTGAACTATTGAGGAACCATCCAGACGTTGAATCCTTGGTCGCTGAACAATTTATCCAATTGGAACAAACTGAAGAAGGCGAAAGCTTTGACCTCAGAGACTTTAACAACACCATCCTCAATCAATGGGGTATTGTAAATGTAAACGCTCCAGCTGCCTGGGCTAGAGGACTAACTGGAACTGGAATCGTTATTGGAAACATCGACACTGGAGCACGTCATACTCATGTAGCTTTGGCTCCCACTTACCGTGGAAACAATGCCGGAGAAAACCACAACTATAACTGGTTTGCGCCAACTGGAAACGCTGCAGTTCCTTCTGACACCAATGGACACGGAACTCATTGCATTGGAAGTCACTCCGGTACTCAAGGTCTCGGTGTTGCACCAAACTCACGTTGGATCGCTTGTCGTGGCTGTGCTGGTCCTGGTTGCTCCACTTTCGATCTTAACTCTTGCGGCAACTTTATGGCTTGTCCAACAAATACTGCTGGTGGTGCAGCTCAATGTGCTAGAGCTCCACAAATCGTAAATAACAGTTGGGGTGGTGCTGGTGGTTCAACTTGGTTCAATCCGATTTTGACTGCGTGGAGAAACGCTGGTATTTCGGCTGTATTTGCAGCTGGAAACAGTGGCAATGCCTGCAACACTCATTCATCGCCAGGAGATCAACCACTCGCTTTCGCCGTTGGAGCCACTACAAGCACAAATGCGCTTTGGACGTCATCCAGTGTTGGTCCAGGCCCAGGCAACGCAGTAAAACCTAACGTTGCTGCTCCAGGTGCTAACGTTGCATCTGCTTCTCACTTGGCCGATACAGGATTGCGTACATTGTCTGGCACCAGTATGGCAGCTCCACATGTTGCCGGAGCTGTTGCTTTGGTCTTCCAGGCTCGTGGTGGTACCGTTATTGCAGCTCACGCTCGTCTCACTAGCACTGCTTTAGCTCACGTTTCCGGTGGCAGAACTTGTGGTGGAGTACCAGAGGGTACTCGACCCAACAACCACGTCGGACATGGACGTATCGACGCCAACGCAGCtgcttaa
- the LOC119077102 gene encoding soluble guanylate cyclase 89Db-like, protein MYGMLLESVQHFVQEQFGDHIWKKAIRATGATNTVFNTHQIYPDNLMPDLAEALSALTGESFDYFMDYFGKCFVRFFTNFGYDKMLKATGRYFCDFLQSVDNIHLQMRFTYPKMKSPSMQLTETDDNGAVLVYRSNRTGFSKYFMGLLYEIASMFYGLENIDVRVLESINDTPGSTTAPLQLEAKTVTVKYRLDFDNRDYMSKRINLKAHESQLNLEKVDSGVLLELFPFALILDHQMRIKGAGEKVFESWIVQNPQKKPEIFIGSAVTDCFKLRRPKGINFNWATVTQMHFVIFELELICSAAKPDTQNVSETTSTLDLEHEDNATEKRILLKGQMRHMTDIDAIVFLCSPLINSVEELHGMGLFLNDLNPHGLSKEMVMAGWQHCSRLELVFEKEEERSDELETSLELADSWKRQGDELLYSMIPRPIAERLRNGQNTFDTCQSFEQVSVIFGEVQDTTQTEDSLQEAMTAVSTLNAAFSAFDDEVQGPMVYKVETVGHVYMAVSGAPDKNPLHAEHAADLALNMVRRMKELNLPNVTVKIGIHSGSVVAGVVGLKVPRYCLFGDTVNTASRMESSGLPNKIQVSQFTADRLKKAGYKLKQRGFVKVKGKGEMETFWLESGPEKK, encoded by the exons ATGTATGGAATGTTATTGGAAAgtgttcaacattttgttcag GAACAATTTGGTGATCACATCTGGAAGAAAGCAATTAGAGCAACTGGAGCTACAAACACTGTTTTCAACACTCATCAG ATTTATCCAGACAATTTGATGCCTGATTTAGCAGAAGCTTTATCTGCACTTACTGGCGAATCATTCGACTATTTCATGGATTATTTCGGCAAATGTTTCGTCCGATTCTTCACAAATTTCGGTTatgacaaaatgttgaaagcaACCGGCAGATATTTCTGTGACTTTTTGCAATCGGTCGACAATATTCATTTACAGATGAGATTTACTTATCCAAAGATGAAAAGCCCGTCGATGCAGCTTACAGAAACTGACGATAATGGAGCAGTTTTG GTATACAGAAGCAATAGGACTgggttttcaaaatatttcatgg GTTTGCTGTATGAAATTGCGTCAATGTTTTATGGTCTCGAAAACATCGACGTTAGAGTATTGGAAAGCATAAATGATACTCCTGGCAGTACTACTGCACCGCTTCAATTGGAGGCGAAAACGGTTACAGTAAAGTATCGACTTGACTTCGACAATCGAGACTAT atgTCAAAGCGTATCAATTTAAAAGCACACGAGTCGCAGCTGAATCTTGAGAAAGTCGACAGTGGGGTATTATTAGAATTGTTTCCGTTTGCTCTAATTTTGGATCATCAAATGAGAATCAAGGGAGCCGgagaaaaagttttcgaaTCATG GATAGTTCAAAATCCTCAAAAGAAACCAGAAATATTTATCGGTTCTGCAGTCACCGATTGTTTTAAACTACGTCGGCCGAAGGGAATAAACTTCAATTGGGCTACGGTTACTCAAAtgcattttgtaatttttgagtTGGAACTAATATGCAGCGCTGCGAAGCCtgatacacaaaatgtatcgGAAACTACTTCGACGTTGGATTTGGAACACGAAGACAATGCTACCGAAAAGCGGATTCTGTTGAAGGGACAAATGAGACATATGACCGACATTGACGCCATCGTGTTTTTATGCAGCCCATT GATCAATAGTGTGGAAGAACTACACGGCATGGGgctatttttaaatgatttgaaTCCGCACGGTCTCAGTAAGGAGATGGTAATGGCCGGCTGGCAGCATTGTTCTCGATTGGAACTTGTATTTGAAAAAGAGGAAGAGAGGTCGGACGAATTGGAAACATCGTTAGAGTTAGCAGACTCATGGAAACGTCAGGGAGATGAATTACTTTATTCAATGATTCCGCGTCCGATCGCAGAACGGCTCAGAAATGGTCAAAACACTTTCGATACTTGTCAGAGCTTTGAACAAGTTTCAGTTATTTTTGGAGAAGTTCAG GACACAACACAAACTGAAGACTCGCTTCAGGAAGCTATGACAGCCGTATCGACTCTTAATGCTGCCTTTTCAGCATTTGACGACGAAGTACAAGGTCCGATGGTGTATAAAGTGGAGACTGTTGGTCATGTGTACATGGCAGTGAGTGGAG CTCCCgataaaaatccattacacGCCGAACATGCAGCAGATTTGGCGTTGAATATGGTTCGACGCATGAAGGAATTAAATCTTCCCAATGTTACGGTTAAAATTG gaATACATTCAGGCTCAGTCGTAGCTGGAGTGGTTGGACTGAAAGTGCCTCGATATTGTTTGTTTGGTGATACAGTTAACACAGCCTCCAGAATGGAAAGCAGTGGTCtaccaaataaaattcaagTATCGCAATTTACCGCAGACAGATTGAAAAAAGCTGGATACAAACTCAAACAGAGAGGATTCGTAAAAGTTAAG GGAAAAGGAGAAATGGAAACGTTTTGGTTGGAGTCCGGTCcagaaaagaaataa
- the LOC119075566 gene encoding bacillopeptidase F-like, with the protein MKFQIAQILFGLVCLSVANPIARVEEQIYKNLAESELTNVLITFRRADTKSAWERFYSLRLTTRAAILDTQHAILKDHADVVQADITAILEKVKIAGKKHYVDQLWITNELIVRDIDRETVELLRNHPDVESLVAEQFIQLEQTEEGESFDLRDYNNTILNQWGIVNVNAPAAWARGLTGTGIVIGNIDTGARHTHVALAPTYRGNNAGENHNYNWFAPTGNAAVPSDTNGHGTHCIGSHSGTQGLGVAPNSRWIACRGCAGPGCSTFDLNSCGNFMACPTNTAGGAAQCARAPQIVNNSWGGAGGSTWFNPILTAWRNAGISAVFAAGNSGNACNTHSSPGDQPLAFAVGATTSTNALWTSSSVGPGPGNAVKPNVAAPGASVASASHLADTGLRTLSGTSMAAPHVAGAVALVFQARGGTVVAAHARLTSTALAHVSGGRTCGGVPEGTRPNNHVGHGRIDANAAA; encoded by the coding sequence ATGAAGTTCCAAATCGCTCAAATTCTTTTCGGACTTGTTTGTCTGTCGGTTGCTAACCCAATCGCAAGGGTTGAAGAACAGATCTACAAAAATCTTGCAGAATCAGAACTAACCAACGTTCTGATTACATTCCGACGAGCTGACACTAAATCTGCATGGGAACGTTTCTACTCATTGAGGCTCACAACCCGCGCAGCTATTTTGGACACCCAACACGCCATCCTTAAGGATCACGCTGATGTAGTCCAAGCTGACATTACCGCAATTTTGGAGAAAGTTAAGATCGCAGGCAAGAAGCACTACGTTGATCAACTCTGGATCACAAATGAGCTCATCGTTCGCGATATTGACAGAGAAACCGTTGAACTATTGAGGAACCATCCAGACGTTGAATCCCTGGTTGCTGAACAATTCATACAATTGGAACAAACTGAAGAAGGCGAAAGCTTTGACCTCAGAGACTATAACAACACCATCCTCAATCAATGGGGTATTGTAAATGTAAACGCTCCAGCTGCCTGGGCTAGAGGACTTACTGGAACTGGAATCGTTATTGGAAACATCGACACTGGAGCACGTCACACTCATGTAGCTTTGGCTCCCACTTACCGTGGAAACAATGCCGGAGAAAACCACAACTATAACTGGTTTGCGCCAACTGGAAATGCTGCAGTTCCTTCTGACACCAATGGACACGGAACTCATTGCATTGGAAGTCACTCCGGTACTCAAGGTCTCGGTGTTGCACCAAACTCACGTTGGATCGCTTGTCGTGGCTGTGCTGGTCCTGGTTGCTCCACTTTCGATCTTAACTCTTGCGGCAACTTCATGGCTTGTCCAACAAATACTGCTGGTGGTGCAGCTCAATGTGCTAGAGCTCCACAAATCGTAAATAACAGTTGGGGTGGTGCTGGTGGTTCAACTTGGTTCAATCCTATTTTGACTGCATGGAGAAATGCTGGTATTTCAGCTGTATTTGCAGCTGGAAACAGTGGCAATGCCTGTAACACTCATTCATCTCCAGGAGATCAACCACTCGCTTTCGCAGTTGGAGCCACTACAAGCACAAATGCGCTTTGGACGTCATCCAGTGTTGGTCCAGGCCCAGGCAACGCAGTAAAACCAAACGTTGCTGCTCCAGGTGCTAGCGTTGCATCTGCTTCTCACTTGGCCGATACAGGATTGCGTACATTGTCTGGCACCAGTATGGCAGCTCCACATGTTGCCGGAGCTGTTGCTTTGGTCTTTCAGGCTCGTGGTGGTACCGTTGTTGCAGCTCACGCTCGTCTCACTAGCACTGCTTTAGCTCACGTTTCCGGTGGCAGAACTTGTGGTGGAGTACCAGAGGGTACACGACCCAACAACCACGTCGGACATGGACGTATCGATGCCAACGCAGCTGCTTAA